In Mycobacterium gallinarum, a single window of DNA contains:
- a CDS encoding M1 family metallopeptidase, with the protein MTRSKKKGPPPVIDPYIPANGNFGYRVSRYELDLEYKVAINRLTGTATITAVTLAALRSFTLDMSHALSVTKVTVNGRRPAQFRSSQNKLHIGLADAVPAGAAMSIVVRYGGSPRPIRSLWGDVGFEELTEGVLVAGQPNGAASWFPCDDHPSAKASFSVRISTESPYYALANGELVSKRARAGMTTWTYEQAEPTSTYLMTLQIGVYSRHRMAKNGVPMHALLPDRLRRNFDQDFADQPKMMKLFVKLFGPYPLATGYTVVITDDDLEIPLEAQGISIFGANHCDGRGSSERLIAHELAHQWFGNSVTAQRWRHIWLHEGFACYAEWLWSEHSGGRTADEWAHHYYQRLADSSQDLLLADPGPRDMFDDRVYKRGAITLHVLRRQIGDENFFALLRDWTQRHRHSTAVTDDFTGLASNYTNESLRPLWATWLYSTELPSLDFSP; encoded by the coding sequence GTGACACGGAGCAAGAAGAAGGGACCCCCACCCGTCATCGATCCATACATTCCGGCCAACGGCAATTTCGGCTACCGGGTATCGCGCTACGAACTCGATCTGGAATACAAGGTGGCGATCAACCGACTGACGGGCACAGCCACCATCACCGCCGTGACGCTGGCCGCGCTGCGCAGTTTCACCCTCGACATGTCGCATGCGCTTTCGGTGACCAAGGTGACCGTGAACGGTCGGCGGCCGGCACAGTTCCGGTCGTCTCAGAACAAGCTGCACATCGGGTTGGCGGACGCCGTGCCGGCCGGCGCAGCGATGTCGATCGTGGTGCGATACGGCGGTTCTCCGCGGCCGATCCGCTCCCTTTGGGGCGACGTGGGTTTCGAGGAACTCACCGAGGGCGTGCTGGTGGCCGGTCAACCGAACGGCGCGGCCTCCTGGTTTCCCTGCGACGACCACCCCAGCGCGAAGGCGAGCTTCTCCGTCCGGATCAGCACCGAGAGTCCGTACTACGCGCTGGCCAACGGCGAGCTGGTGTCCAAGCGCGCGCGGGCCGGGATGACGACCTGGACCTATGAGCAGGCGGAGCCGACGTCTACATATCTCATGACGCTGCAGATCGGCGTGTACAGCAGACACCGAATGGCCAAGAACGGCGTCCCGATGCATGCCCTTCTGCCGGACCGGTTGCGGCGCAACTTCGATCAAGACTTCGCCGACCAGCCGAAGATGATGAAACTGTTCGTCAAGCTGTTCGGCCCGTACCCCCTGGCGACCGGATACACCGTGGTCATCACCGATGATGACCTCGAGATACCGCTTGAGGCGCAAGGTATCTCGATCTTCGGCGCCAATCACTGCGACGGTCGGGGCAGCTCCGAACGGCTGATTGCGCACGAACTGGCCCACCAGTGGTTCGGCAATTCGGTCACCGCCCAACGTTGGCGGCACATCTGGCTACACGAGGGCTTCGCCTGCTACGCGGAGTGGTTGTGGTCAGAACACTCGGGCGGCCGCACCGCCGACGAGTGGGCGCACCACTACTACCAGCGGTTGGCGGATTCGTCGCAGGACCTGCTGCTGGCCGACCCTGGCCCGCGCGACATGTTCGACGATCGGGTGTACAAGCGGGGCGCCATCACACTTCACGTGCTGCGCCGTCAAATCGGCGACGAGAATTTCTTTGCGCTGCTTCGTGATTGGACGCAACGTCACCGGCACAGCACGGCCGTCACCGACGACTTCACCGGGCTCGCCTCGAATTACACCAACGAGTCCTTGCGGCCGTTGTGGGCTACATGGCTCTACTCCACGGAACTGCCTTCCCTGGATTTTTCACCGTGA
- a CDS encoding cold-shock protein gives MPQGTVKWFNAEKGFGFIAPEDGSADVFVHYTEIQGSGFRTLEENQKVEFEVGQSPKGPQATGVRAV, from the coding sequence ATGCCACAGGGAACTGTGAAGTGGTTCAACGCGGAAAAGGGCTTCGGGTTCATCGCCCCCGAGGACGGTTCTGCTGACGTGTTCGTCCACTACACGGAAATTCAAGGAAGCGGCTTCCGCACCCTTGAGGAGAACCAGAAGGTCGAGTTCGAGGTTGGCCAGAGCCCCAAGGGCCCGCAGGCCACAGGCGTTCGCGCCGTCTAA
- a CDS encoding DNA polymerase III subunit delta' — protein MTGVFSRLVGQHAVEAELIAAAQAARGDSAHSGGSGADPAAGSMTHAWLITGPPGSGRSIAALCFAAALQCTSDGVPGCGECRACTTAMAGTHADVRRIVPEGLSIGVDEMRAIVQIASRRPGTGRWQVVLIEDADRLTEGAANALLKVVEEPPPSTVFLLCAPSVDPEDIAITLRSRCRHVALVTPPVDAIAQVLIENDGLAEDDARWAASVSGGHVGRARRLAVDQEARDRRQRALGLARDAATPSRAYAAAEELVAAAEAEAVSLTVDRNETEAEELRTALGAGGTGKGTAGTMRGATGALKDLERRQKSRKTRASRDALDRALIDLATYFRDALLVSSGAGAIQPNHPDMGERVAAMAAHAPPDKLLRCIEAVLECREALDMNVKPKFAVDAMVATVGQALRD, from the coding sequence ATGACGGGTGTCTTTTCGCGTCTGGTGGGCCAGCACGCCGTGGAAGCCGAGTTGATCGCCGCCGCGCAGGCCGCGCGCGGTGATTCGGCTCACAGTGGTGGTTCCGGCGCGGACCCGGCCGCCGGGTCCATGACACACGCGTGGCTGATCACCGGGCCGCCCGGGTCGGGCCGATCGATCGCCGCGTTGTGCTTTGCCGCTGCCCTGCAGTGCACCAGTGACGGCGTTCCGGGCTGCGGGGAGTGCCGCGCCTGTACGACGGCGATGGCCGGCACCCACGCCGATGTGCGGCGAATCGTGCCCGAGGGCTTGTCCATCGGGGTGGACGAGATGCGCGCCATCGTGCAGATCGCGTCGCGGCGGCCGGGGACGGGACGCTGGCAGGTGGTGCTGATCGAGGATGCCGACCGGCTGACCGAGGGTGCGGCGAATGCGCTGCTCAAGGTCGTCGAGGAGCCGCCGCCGTCGACGGTGTTCCTGCTCTGCGCACCGTCGGTGGACCCCGAGGACATCGCGATCACGCTGAGGTCCCGGTGCAGGCATGTGGCACTGGTGACGCCGCCGGTCGACGCCATCGCGCAGGTGCTGATCGAGAACGATGGTCTGGCCGAGGACGACGCCCGGTGGGCGGCGTCGGTCAGCGGGGGACATGTCGGCAGGGCGCGGCGGCTGGCCGTCGACCAGGAGGCGCGTGACCGCCGTCAGCGGGCGCTGGGGCTGGCGCGCGACGCCGCGACGCCGTCGCGGGCATATGCCGCGGCTGAGGAACTGGTCGCCGCGGCCGAGGCGGAGGCGGTGTCGCTGACCGTCGACCGCAACGAGACCGAGGCCGAGGAGCTGCGCACCGCTTTGGGCGCCGGTGGGACGGGCAAGGGCACCGCGGGCACGATGCGTGGCGCGACCGGTGCGCTCAAAGATCTTGAGCGACGGCAGAAGTCGCGTAAGACGCGGGCGTCGCGCGACGCGCTCGACCGGGCATTGATCGACCTGGCCACCTATTTCCGCGATGCGTTGCTGGTGTCCTCTGGCGCGGGCGCCATTCAACCGAACCACCCCGACATGGGTGAGCGGGTGGCCGCGATGGCCGCCCATGCGCCGCCGGACAAGCTGCTGCGCTGCATCGAGGCGGTGCTGGAGTGCCGAGAGGCCCTGGACATGAACGTGAAGCCGAAGTTCGCGGTCGACGCGATGGTGGCCACGGTGGGGCAGGCACTGCGCGACTGA
- a CDS encoding adenylate/guanylate cyclase domain-containing protein, which produces MTTGAIPVRRIGAFVRWVARTPWPVFTLGMLQADIIGALLVLSFLRFGLPPEDRIQLQDLPAFNLAVFLGFLFVSFTTASYLSLRLLIPVIRWQRRDTLLTDSDPAVTELARVRALKMPYYRTMINVANWLLGSVVFIVASWPVASRSAPVVAVASGLGATATAIIGYLQSERVLRPVAVAALRGGVPENFRAPGVIQRQVMTWVLSTGVPILAIVLALVASKFEVLTAPADKLTTPILLLAIAALIIGLFGTVLVAMSIADPLRQLRWALGEVQRGNYNAHMQIYDASELGLLQAGFNDMVRDLAERQRLRDLFGRYVGEDVARRALERGTELGGQERDVAVLFVDLVGSTELAATMPAGEVVNLLNDFFRVVVDTVNRHGGFVNKFQGDAALAIFGAPIEHPDACGAALAASRELHDEVIKVLDQTEFGIGVSAGRAIAGHIGAQARFEYTVIGDPVNEAARLTELAKLEAGHVLASAIAVSGALDAEALCWDVGEIVELRGRVAPTQLARPLNLVTPEEAAADREALVEEPRPS; this is translated from the coding sequence GTGACCACTGGGGCCATACCCGTCAGGCGAATCGGCGCATTCGTCCGCTGGGTCGCGCGCACACCGTGGCCGGTGTTCACCCTCGGGATGCTGCAGGCCGACATCATCGGCGCGCTGCTGGTCCTGAGCTTTCTGCGGTTCGGCTTGCCGCCCGAGGACCGCATCCAGCTACAGGACCTGCCTGCGTTCAACCTGGCGGTGTTCCTGGGCTTTTTGTTCGTCTCGTTCACGACCGCGTCGTACCTGAGCCTGCGGCTCCTCATCCCGGTGATCCGCTGGCAACGCCGGGACACGCTGCTGACCGATAGCGACCCGGCCGTCACCGAGCTGGCCCGTGTTCGCGCGCTGAAGATGCCCTACTACCGCACGATGATCAACGTCGCGAACTGGCTGCTCGGGTCGGTGGTGTTCATCGTCGCCAGCTGGCCGGTGGCCAGCAGGTCGGCGCCGGTCGTGGCCGTCGCCAGCGGCCTCGGCGCCACAGCGACGGCGATCATCGGGTATCTGCAGTCCGAGCGGGTGTTGCGGCCGGTCGCCGTGGCCGCCCTGCGCGGCGGCGTCCCCGAGAACTTTCGCGCGCCCGGCGTGATCCAGCGCCAGGTCATGACGTGGGTGTTGTCGACCGGAGTGCCGATCCTCGCGATCGTGCTGGCTCTGGTGGCCAGCAAGTTCGAGGTGCTCACCGCACCCGCCGACAAGCTGACCACGCCGATCCTGCTGCTGGCCATCGCCGCGCTGATCATCGGCCTGTTCGGCACCGTGCTGGTGGCCATGTCGATCGCCGACCCGCTGCGCCAGCTGCGCTGGGCGCTGGGTGAGGTGCAGCGCGGCAATTACAACGCCCACATGCAGATCTACGACGCCAGCGAGCTGGGCCTGCTGCAGGCGGGGTTCAACGACATGGTCCGTGACCTCGCCGAGCGGCAGCGGCTGCGCGACCTGTTCGGCCGCTACGTCGGCGAGGACGTCGCCCGGCGGGCGCTGGAGCGCGGAACCGAACTCGGCGGCCAGGAACGCGACGTCGCCGTGCTGTTCGTCGACCTCGTCGGCTCGACAGAGCTGGCGGCGACCATGCCCGCAGGCGAAGTCGTCAATCTGCTCAACGACTTCTTCCGGGTGGTCGTCGACACCGTGAACCGCCATGGCGGGTTCGTCAACAAGTTCCAGGGCGACGCGGCCCTCGCGATCTTCGGAGCCCCGATCGAGCACCCCGATGCGTGCGGGGCAGCGTTGGCGGCCTCACGCGAGTTGCACGACGAGGTCATCAAGGTGCTCGACCAAACCGAGTTCGGTATCGGGGTGTCGGCCGGCCGCGCGATCGCCGGGCACATCGGCGCGCAGGCGCGTTTCGAGTACACCGTGATCGGCGATCCGGTCAACGAGGCGGCGCGGCTGACCGAATTGGCCAAGCTGGAGGCGGGTCATGTGCTCGCATCGGCCATCGCGGTCAGCGGTGCTCTCGACGCGGAAGCCCTGTGCTGGGACGTCGGCGAGATCGTCGAACTGCGCGGGCGCGTGGCCCCGACCCAGCTGGCCCGGCCGCTGAACCTGGTGACCCCGGAGGAGGCCGCCGCAGATCGTGAGGCCCTCGTCGAGGAACCCCGGCCCAGTTAG
- a CDS encoding N-acyl-D-amino-acid deacylase family protein produces MTFDVIVRNGLWFDGTGAAPQVRSLGIRDGIVATVSATPLDETGCPDVIDAAGKWIVPGFIDVHTHYDAEVLLDPGLRESVRHGVTTVLLGNCSLSTVYADTDDAADLFSRVEAVPRSFVHGALEAKKTWSDPASYVRAIDDLPLGPNIGSMLGHSDLRTSVLGLDRATTEGVKPTPAELDRMMVMLEKALDAGLLGLSGMDAPIDKLDGDRFRSRALPSTFATWHERRKLISVLRKRNRILQSAPNTKSPVSALMFFLTSSKWFGRRPGVRMSLLVSADAKSATGAVHVFGPGVRLLNKVLDSLVRFQHLPVPFELYSDGIDLPVFEEFGAGTAALHLRDQIERNELLANTDYRRRFRKSFDRKKLGPSLWHRDFHDATIVECPDQTLIGKSFGQIADERGLHPLDAFLDVLVENGERNVRWTTIVANHRPRYLDRLAAEPSIHMGFSDAGAHLRNMAFYNFSLRLLKRVRDAERAGRPFLSTQRAVHRLTAEVAEWFGLDAGTLREGDRADFVIIDPERLDESVNAYHESTVPFYGGLSRMVNRNDATVVATAVNGTVVFRDGEFCEGYGTTVKSGRFLRAGAAEPAKALV; encoded by the coding sequence ATGACCTTTGACGTGATCGTTCGCAACGGCCTGTGGTTCGACGGGACCGGGGCGGCCCCGCAGGTGCGATCGCTGGGCATCCGCGACGGGATCGTCGCGACGGTGTCCGCCACCCCCCTCGACGAGACGGGCTGCCCGGACGTCATCGACGCCGCGGGCAAGTGGATCGTTCCCGGCTTCATCGACGTGCACACGCACTACGACGCCGAGGTGTTGCTCGATCCAGGCCTGCGCGAGTCGGTACGCCATGGCGTCACCACGGTGCTGCTCGGCAACTGCTCGCTGTCGACGGTCTACGCCGACACCGACGACGCCGCCGATCTGTTCAGCCGCGTCGAAGCGGTGCCCCGCAGCTTCGTACACGGCGCGCTCGAAGCCAAGAAGACGTGGTCCGACCCGGCCTCCTACGTCCGTGCCATCGACGATCTGCCGCTCGGCCCGAACATCGGCTCGATGCTCGGACATTCGGACCTGCGCACCAGCGTGCTCGGCCTGGACCGCGCGACGACCGAGGGCGTGAAGCCGACCCCGGCCGAACTCGACCGCATGATGGTGATGCTCGAAAAGGCGCTCGACGCGGGCCTTCTCGGGCTGTCCGGCATGGACGCCCCCATCGACAAACTCGACGGCGACCGGTTCCGTTCGCGGGCGCTGCCGTCGACCTTCGCCACCTGGCACGAGCGCCGCAAACTGATCTCGGTCCTGCGCAAGCGCAACCGCATCCTGCAGAGCGCGCCCAACACGAAGAGCCCGGTCTCGGCGCTGATGTTCTTTTTGACGAGCAGCAAGTGGTTCGGCCGTCGGCCCGGCGTCCGGATGAGCCTGCTGGTTTCGGCGGACGCGAAGTCCGCCACCGGCGCGGTGCACGTATTCGGGCCCGGCGTAAGGCTGCTCAACAAGGTGCTCGACTCTCTGGTGCGGTTCCAGCACCTGCCGGTGCCGTTCGAGTTGTACTCCGACGGCATCGACCTGCCGGTCTTCGAAGAGTTCGGGGCAGGCACCGCGGCGCTGCATCTGCGGGACCAGATCGAACGCAACGAGCTGCTGGCCAACACCGACTACCGCCGCCGGTTCCGCAAGTCGTTCGACCGCAAGAAGCTCGGACCGTCGTTGTGGCACCGCGACTTCCACGACGCCACGATCGTCGAGTGCCCCGATCAGACGCTGATCGGCAAGAGCTTCGGTCAGATCGCCGACGAGCGCGGGCTGCATCCGCTCGATGCCTTCCTCGACGTTCTCGTCGAGAACGGCGAACGCAACGTGCGATGGACGACGATCGTCGCGAACCACCGGCCCAGGTACCTCGACAGGCTCGCCGCCGAACCGTCCATTCACATGGGGTTCTCCGATGCCGGCGCACACCTGCGCAACATGGCGTTCTACAACTTCTCGCTGCGGCTGCTCAAGCGGGTCCGCGACGCCGAGCGGGCGGGTCGCCCCTTCCTGTCCACGCAGCGGGCGGTGCACCGGCTCACCGCCGAGGTCGCCGAATGGTTCGGCCTCGACGCAGGCACCCTGCGCGAAGGTGACCGTGCCGACTTCGTCATCATCGATCCTGAGCGCCTCGACGAATCGGTGAACGCGTACCACGAGTCGACGGTCCCGTTCTACGGCGGACTGAGCCGCATGGTGAACCGTAACGATGCCACGGTGGTGGCGACGGCGGTCAACGGAACGGTCGTGTTCCGCGACGGCGAGTTCTGTGAGGGCTACGGCACGACAGTGAAGTCCGGGCGCTTCCTGCGGGCCGGTGCGGCCGAGCCCGCGAAAGCGCTTGTCTGA
- the topA gene encoding type I DNA topoisomerase: MADGDGSSGRNGNVRRLVIVESPTKARKIAGYLGSNYIVESSRGHIRDLPRAAADVPAKYKSESWARLGVNVDADFEPLYIISPEKKSTVAELKDLLKDVDELYLATDGDREGEAIAWHLLETLKPRIPVKRMVFHEITEPAIRAAAEDPRDLDIDLVDAQETRRILDRLYGYEVSPVLWKKVAPKLSAGRVQSVATRIIVSRERERMAFRSAGYWDVTAELDASVSNPQASPPTFTAKLNSVDGRRIATGRDFDSLGGLKKPDEVLVLDESAAGALATGLRGAQLEVSSVEQKPYTRKPYAPFMTSTLQQEAGRKLRFSSERTMSIAQRLYENGYITYMRTDSTTLSQSAINAARNQATQLYGQEYVHPSPRQYTRKVKNAQEAHEAIRPAGDVFQTPGQLHAQLDTDEFRLYELIWQRTVASQMADARGTTLSLRIAGAAPAATLGGAQSSEHQVVFSASGRTITFAGFLKAYVESIDDQAGGEADDAESRLPNLEQGQRVDARELTADGHTTSPPARYTEASLIKALEDLGIGRPSTYSSIIKTIQDRGYVHKKGSALVPSWVAFAVTGLLEQHFGRLVDYGFTAAMEDELDEIAAGNEQRTNWLTNFYFGGEHGVADSIARSGGLKKLVGVNLEGIDAREVNSIKLFDDDQGRPIYVRVGKNGPYLERMVADEEGEAGELKPQRANLKDELTPDELTLELAEKLFSTPQEGRSLGVDPATGHEIVAKDGRYGPYVTEVLPAPPEPPDDGAGSGAKKTKKPTGPKPRTGSLLRTMDLETVTLEDALRLLSLPRVVGVDPNTNEEITAQNGRYGPYLKRGTDSRSLTTEEQMFDITLDEALKIYSEPKRRGGQRASAPPLRELGNDPASGSPMVIKDGRFGPYVTDGETNASLRKGDDVMSLTDERAAELLADRRARGPVKKKATKKAAKKKAPAKKAAKKA; the protein is encoded by the coding sequence GTGGCAGACGGGGACGGCAGTAGCGGCCGCAACGGTAATGTGCGGCGACTCGTCATAGTCGAGTCGCCGACCAAGGCTCGTAAGATAGCCGGTTACCTGGGCTCCAATTACATCGTCGAGTCGTCGCGGGGGCACATCCGCGACCTGCCGAGGGCGGCCGCCGACGTACCCGCGAAGTACAAGTCGGAGTCGTGGGCCCGCCTCGGAGTCAATGTCGACGCCGACTTCGAGCCGCTCTACATCATCAGCCCGGAGAAGAAGAGCACTGTCGCGGAGCTGAAAGACCTTCTCAAGGACGTCGACGAGCTCTATCTGGCCACAGACGGCGATCGCGAGGGCGAGGCCATCGCGTGGCACCTGCTGGAAACGCTGAAACCGCGCATCCCGGTCAAACGGATGGTGTTCCACGAGATCACCGAACCGGCCATCCGCGCCGCGGCCGAGGACCCCCGCGACCTGGACATCGACCTGGTCGACGCGCAGGAGACCCGGCGCATCCTGGACCGGCTGTACGGATATGAAGTCAGCCCGGTGCTGTGGAAGAAGGTCGCGCCCAAGCTGTCGGCCGGTCGTGTGCAGTCCGTCGCGACCCGCATCATCGTGTCGCGCGAACGGGAGCGCATGGCGTTCCGCAGCGCGGGCTACTGGGATGTGACGGCCGAGCTCGACGCCAGTGTGTCCAACCCGCAGGCGTCGCCGCCCACGTTCACGGCCAAGTTGAACTCCGTCGACGGTCGTCGCATCGCCACCGGCCGCGACTTCGACTCCCTTGGCGGGCTCAAGAAGCCCGACGAGGTGCTCGTGCTCGACGAGTCCGCGGCCGGCGCGCTGGCCACCGGACTGCGTGGCGCCCAACTCGAGGTGTCATCCGTCGAGCAGAAGCCTTACACCCGTAAGCCTTACGCGCCGTTCATGACGTCGACGCTGCAGCAAGAGGCCGGCCGGAAGCTGCGGTTCTCCTCGGAGCGCACGATGAGCATCGCGCAGCGGCTCTACGAGAACGGCTACATCACCTATATGCGTACCGACTCGACCACGCTGTCGCAGTCGGCCATCAATGCCGCACGGAATCAGGCCACCCAGCTGTACGGCCAGGAATACGTGCACCCGTCGCCGCGGCAGTACACCCGCAAGGTCAAGAACGCCCAGGAGGCGCACGAGGCCATCCGTCCCGCGGGGGACGTGTTCCAGACTCCCGGACAGCTGCACGCGCAACTGGACACCGATGAGTTCCGGCTCTACGAGCTGATCTGGCAGCGCACCGTCGCGTCGCAGATGGCCGACGCCCGAGGCACGACGCTGTCGCTGCGCATTGCCGGAGCCGCCCCGGCGGCGACATTGGGCGGGGCTCAGTCTTCCGAACACCAGGTCGTGTTCAGCGCCAGCGGCCGCACCATCACGTTCGCGGGCTTCCTGAAGGCCTACGTCGAGAGCATCGACGACCAGGCAGGCGGTGAGGCCGACGACGCCGAGAGCCGGCTGCCGAATCTAGAGCAAGGCCAGCGCGTCGACGCCAGGGAGCTCACCGCCGACGGTCACACCACGTCGCCGCCCGCTCGCTACACCGAGGCGTCGCTGATCAAGGCGCTGGAAGACCTCGGTATCGGTAGGCCGTCGACGTATTCCTCGATCATCAAGACGATTCAGGACCGCGGCTACGTGCACAAGAAGGGCAGCGCCCTGGTGCCGTCGTGGGTGGCGTTCGCCGTCACCGGTCTGCTCGAACAGCACTTCGGGCGGTTGGTCGACTACGGCTTCACCGCGGCCATGGAGGATGAGCTCGACGAGATCGCCGCGGGCAACGAGCAGCGGACCAACTGGCTGACGAACTTCTACTTCGGCGGCGAGCATGGGGTGGCCGACTCGATCGCACGCTCGGGTGGTCTCAAGAAGCTGGTGGGCGTGAACCTCGAGGGTATCGATGCCCGAGAAGTCAACTCCATCAAGCTATTCGACGACGACCAGGGCCGCCCGATCTACGTCCGGGTCGGCAAGAACGGGCCGTATCTCGAGCGCATGGTGGCCGACGAGGAGGGCGAGGCTGGGGAGCTCAAGCCGCAGCGCGCCAACCTCAAGGACGAGCTGACGCCAGACGAGCTGACGCTCGAACTTGCCGAAAAGCTCTTCTCCACACCGCAAGAGGGCCGGTCTCTGGGTGTCGACCCGGCGACCGGACACGAGATCGTCGCGAAGGACGGTCGCTACGGCCCGTACGTCACCGAGGTGCTGCCCGCACCGCCGGAGCCTCCTGACGACGGCGCGGGGTCGGGTGCGAAGAAGACCAAGAAGCCGACGGGTCCGAAGCCGCGCACCGGCTCGCTGCTGCGCACGATGGATCTGGAGACGGTGACGTTGGAGGACGCGCTGCGGCTGTTGTCGTTGCCGCGCGTGGTCGGGGTGGACCCGAACACCAACGAGGAGATCACTGCGCAGAACGGCCGCTATGGGCCATATCTCAAGCGCGGCACCGACTCTCGTTCGCTTACCACCGAAGAGCAGATGTTCGACATCACGCTCGATGAGGCGCTGAAGATCTACTCGGAGCCGAAACGCCGTGGTGGACAACGGGCTTCGGCGCCGCCGCTGCGCGAGCTCGGCAATGACCCCGCCAGCGGCAGCCCAATGGTGATCAAGGACGGTCGATTTGGGCCTTACGTCACCGACGGTGAGACCAACGCCAGCCTGCGCAAGGGTGACGATGTGATGTCGCTGACCGACGAGCGGGCCGCAGAGTTGCTTGCCGACCGCAGGGCCAGGGGACCGGTCAAGAAGAAAGCGACCAAGAAGGCCGCGAAGAAAAAAGCTCCCGCCAAGAAGGCGGCCAAGAAGGCCTAA
- a CDS encoding TetR/AcrR family transcriptional regulator translates to MARTQQQRREETIARLLDASIDTIVEVGYARASAAVIARRAGVSDGALFRHFPTVGDFMAATAREVMRRQLGLFSKRVAEIPSTEPALEAALTVLRDVTGNATNTVMYELLVAARTDEKLRQTLQDVLTEYAANIYEAARALPGADQFPEDTFAALTAILTNTFDGAAIVRAVLPQPELEDKRIELLTTLLTGASPIRQD, encoded by the coding sequence ATGGCAAGGACGCAACAGCAGCGTCGGGAGGAAACCATCGCCCGACTGCTCGACGCCAGCATCGACACCATCGTCGAGGTGGGGTACGCGCGGGCGTCGGCGGCCGTGATCGCCAGGCGCGCCGGTGTTTCCGACGGCGCGCTGTTCCGGCACTTTCCCACCGTGGGCGACTTCATGGCGGCCACCGCGCGGGAGGTGATGCGGCGCCAACTCGGCCTGTTCTCGAAGCGCGTCGCCGAGATACCGTCGACCGAGCCGGCTCTCGAGGCCGCGCTGACGGTCCTGCGCGACGTCACAGGCAACGCCACCAACACCGTGATGTACGAGCTGCTCGTTGCCGCGCGCACCGACGAAAAGCTCAGGCAAACACTGCAGGACGTGCTGACCGAGTACGCCGCGAACATCTACGAGGCCGCGCGGGCACTGCCCGGTGCCGATCAGTTTCCCGAGGATACGTTCGCCGCGCTGACGGCGATTCTCACGAACACTTTCGACGGTGCGGCGATCGTGCGTGCGGTGCTGCCGCAGCCCGAGCTCGAGGACAAGCGTATCGAGCTGCTCACGACGCTGCTCACCGGCGCATCACCCATCCGGCAGGACTGA
- the galE gene encoding UDP-glucose 4-epimerase GalE, translated as MTWMVTGGAGYIGSHVVRALQDADIPVVVLDDLSSGLAQFVPESVPFVRGTLLDGDLVTRTLRDHGVEGVIHIAGYKYAGVSVRRPLHTYEQNVSAMVTLLKAMDAESVNKMVFSSSAATFGTPDVDIVTEDTPTRPESPYGETKLIGEWLLRDAGRASGLEHTSLRYFNVVGSGSTDLFDVSPHNLFPLVFNMLYRGETPQINGDDYPTPDGTCVRDYIHVADLALAHVAAAKRLTAGQPVEPVYNLGSGDGTSVREIMTAIREATGIEFEPIIKPRRPGDPARIVAAGDLAARDLDWKMRHSLGEMVSSAWAARSQAGDTYPA; from the coding sequence ATGACGTGGATGGTGACGGGCGGGGCGGGCTACATCGGGTCACACGTGGTCCGCGCACTCCAAGACGCCGATATTCCGGTGGTGGTGCTCGACGACCTGTCCTCCGGGCTGGCGCAGTTCGTGCCCGAATCCGTGCCGTTCGTGCGCGGCACCCTGCTGGACGGTGACCTCGTCACGCGGACGCTGCGAGACCACGGTGTCGAGGGCGTCATCCACATCGCCGGCTACAAGTACGCGGGCGTATCCGTCCGCCGACCGCTGCACACCTATGAGCAGAACGTGTCGGCGATGGTGACGCTGCTCAAGGCGATGGACGCCGAGAGCGTCAACAAGATGGTGTTCTCGTCGAGTGCGGCCACCTTCGGCACGCCGGACGTCGACATCGTCACCGAGGACACCCCGACCCGGCCGGAGTCGCCATACGGCGAGACCAAGCTGATCGGCGAATGGCTCCTGCGCGACGCCGGGCGAGCCTCCGGTCTCGAGCACACGAGCCTGCGTTATTTCAACGTGGTCGGCTCGGGTTCGACCGACCTGTTCGACGTGAGTCCGCACAACCTGTTCCCGTTGGTCTTCAACATGCTCTACCGGGGCGAGACCCCACAGATCAACGGCGACGACTATCCGACGCCGGACGGCACGTGTGTGCGCGACTACATCCATGTCGCCGATCTGGCGCTGGCTCACGTCGCCGCCGCGAAACGGCTGACGGCCGGCCAGCCGGTCGAACCCGTCTACAACCTCGGCAGCGGCGACGGCACATCCGTGCGCGAGATCATGACGGCGATCCGGGAAGCGACCGGAATCGAGTTCGAACCGATCATCAAACCCCGACGCCCCGGCGATCCCGCCCGCATCGTCGCGGCAGGCGATCTGGCCGCCCGGGACCTGGACTGGAAGATGCGGCATTCGCTCGGCGAAATGGTGTCTTCCGCGTGGGCGGCGCGCAGCCAAGCCGGCGACACATATCCGGCGTGA